The following proteins are co-located in the Flavobacterium sp. CECT 9288 genome:
- the rpsF gene encoding 30S ribosomal protein S6 has protein sequence MNHYETVFILNPVLSEVQVKETVSKFEDFLTSRGAEMVSKEDWGLKKMAYEIQNKKSGFYHLFEFKVAGEVLIAFETEFRRDERVMRFLTVSLDKHAISWAERRRTKLKSTKA, from the coding sequence ATGAATCATTATGAAACTGTTTTCATTTTAAATCCCGTTTTATCTGAAGTTCAGGTAAAGGAAACAGTAAGCAAATTTGAAGATTTTCTTACTAGTAGAGGTGCTGAAATGGTGTCTAAAGAAGACTGGGGTCTTAAAAAAATGGCTTACGAAATTCAAAACAAGAAAAGTGGTTTTTACCATTTATTCGAGTTCAAAGTAGCTGGTGAGGTTCTTATCGCTTTTGAAACTGAATTTAGACGTGACGAAAGAGTAATGCGTTTCTTGACTGTAAGTCTTGATAAACATGCTATTTCATGGGCTGAGAGAAGAAGAACTAAATTAAAATCTACAAAAGCTTAA
- the rpsR gene encoding 30S ribosomal protein S18 yields the protein MATLQQSASGKKDGDIRYLTPLNIETNKTKKYCRFKKSGIKYIDYKDADFLLKFVNEQGKILPRRLTGTSLKYQRKVSVAVKRARHIALMPYVADLLK from the coding sequence ATGGCAACATTACAACAATCGGCTTCAGGAAAAAAAGACGGAGATATTAGATATTTAACGCCTTTGAACATAGAAACTAACAAAACTAAAAAGTATTGTCGTTTCAAAAAATCAGGAATCAAATATATTGATTATAAAGATGCTGATTTCTTATTGAAATTTGTTAATGAGCAAGGTAAAATTTTACCACGTCGTTTAACAGGAACTTCATTAAAATACCAAAGAAAAGTTTCAGTTGCTGTGAAAAGAGCACGTCACATTGCTTTGATGCCTTACGTGGCGGATTTACTTAAATAA
- the rplI gene encoding 50S ribosomal protein L9 produces the protein MELILKQDVQNLGFKDDVVTVKNGYGRNYLIPQGFAQLATSSAKKVLAENLKQRAHKEAKVVADAKALGEALKAIEIKIFAKAGGEKLFGSITNIDIAEALAKGGQTIDRKFITSGIVKRTGKYNASVRLHRDVIVELDYEIVAEK, from the coding sequence ATGGAACTTATTTTAAAACAAGATGTTCAAAATTTAGGATTTAAAGATGATGTAGTAACTGTAAAAAACGGTTATGGTCGTAATTATTTAATTCCACAAGGATTTGCTCAATTAGCTACTTCATCTGCAAAGAAAGTATTAGCTGAAAACTTAAAGCAAAGAGCTCACAAAGAAGCTAAAGTAGTTGCTGATGCAAAAGCATTAGGTGAAGCTTTAAAAGCTATCGAAATTAAAATATTTGCTAAAGCAGGTGGTGAAAAATTATTTGGTTCTATCACTAATATTGACATTGCTGAAGCATTAGCAAAAGGTGGTCAAACTATTGATAGAAAATTTATCACTAGCGGTATCGTTAAACGTACAGGTAAATACAATGCAAGTGTTCGTTTACACAGAGATGTTATAGTTGAATTAGACTATGAAATCGTTGCAGAAAAATAG
- a CDS encoding carboxypeptidase regulatory-like domain-containing protein produces the protein MKKIITLLLIFCSSVTMLGQTTTSSIKGIVKSSAGETLPGATILAIHTPTGSKYSGVSNVDGRYNMLNMRIGGPYKITISFVGYESQVYNEVYLELGKALILDAQLSDVSQQLSEVKVTGSKNKVFGNGRTGAETTIGRKELTALPTISRSADDFTRLEPSASGGSFGGRNDQYNSYSLNGAVFNNPFGLDAATPGGQTGSQPISLDAIEQIQVATAPYDVTLSGFTGASVNAVTKSGTNEFHGTAYAFFRNQDLTGSKIKGQDIFVPSLEQTQAGFSFGGPLVKDKLFFFANYEIDKRSDLGSNFVANNGDGVTGVNESRVLESDLVAVSAALGRLGYNTGAYQGFKHNTNSNKGIVKLDWNINDNNKLAVIYNFLNAAKDKPAHPSALGFRGPDVNTLQFEKSGYQINNELRSFLVELNSKISETVSNKLQAGYTHFNDFRDPFSEPAPVINIQSNGSNYIIAGHEPFSINNTLDQKVLQITNNLSYTAGKHAFTFGASFEKYQFENSFNLAGYDKFRNQVTDPIPYYGTFNSYSSVAAFLADAANPEALSSLKQNMKHAQDTYVLRNSFAVGADNGWKLAELNVGQAALYAQDDWNITDNFKLSLGLRVDKPLYFDTSDLIQKYIDTQNGATRNNSVLYYNPKTKADETLISTTLPTDKLLWSPRMGFNWDVKGDKTTQLRGGSGIFTGKLPFVWLGNQVSGADDGFFQIMDKNFKWPQVWRSSLGLDHRFKNNYIATFDMSYNKDINGVHVQNWGLRTPSGILAGVDKRVIYNATDKGANNAYVMTNSNKGYVLNTSFKLQKNFDNGLFASLAYNYLIAKDVNSIEAEITGDAFAFNPALGNVNDAVLSNSKYGDTHRFIGVASKKWKYGSKSKWATTVSTFFEYAQGGRFNYIYGGDINNDGSVNNDLIYVPTTAEIGAMTFSGAGQGAAFDAFINQDKYLSERRGQYAERYGALAPWRGKWDMKLIQDYNFKPSSSSDKTNTIQFSVDILNVGNLLNSDWGLVQVPTSIQPIGVSVDQNTKEPTYTFNGTQTKTFNYDASLLSRWQAQFGIRYIF, from the coding sequence ATGAAAAAAATTATTACACTACTTCTGATTTTTTGTAGTTCTGTTACCATGTTGGGACAAACTACAACATCAAGTATTAAAGGAATTGTAAAAAGTTCAGCGGGTGAAACATTACCAGGCGCAACTATTCTAGCAATTCATACTCCTACAGGATCCAAATACTCTGGAGTTTCAAATGTAGATGGTAGGTACAATATGCTAAATATGCGTATTGGTGGGCCTTACAAAATTACTATTTCCTTTGTAGGTTATGAATCTCAGGTTTACAATGAAGTATATTTAGAGTTGGGTAAAGCATTAATTTTAGATGCGCAACTAAGCGACGTGAGTCAACAACTTAGCGAGGTAAAAGTTACAGGTTCTAAAAACAAAGTATTTGGTAATGGAAGAACAGGTGCCGAAACTACCATTGGTAGAAAAGAATTAACTGCGTTACCTACTATTTCTAGATCAGCTGATGATTTTACCCGTTTAGAACCATCTGCAAGTGGAGGTTCTTTTGGAGGACGTAATGATCAATACAACAGTTACTCTTTAAATGGAGCCGTTTTTAACAATCCTTTCGGATTAGATGCTGCTACTCCTGGAGGACAAACTGGTTCGCAACCTATTTCATTGGATGCAATTGAACAAATTCAGGTTGCTACAGCGCCTTATGATGTAACTTTATCTGGTTTTACAGGTGCATCTGTAAATGCAGTTACTAAATCAGGTACCAATGAATTTCATGGTACTGCTTATGCTTTCTTTAGAAATCAAGATCTAACAGGAAGTAAAATAAAAGGACAAGATATATTTGTTCCTTCTTTAGAACAAACGCAAGCTGGATTTAGCTTTGGAGGCCCATTAGTAAAAGATAAGTTGTTTTTCTTTGCTAATTATGAAATCGATAAGCGTAGTGACTTAGGATCCAATTTTGTTGCTAATAATGGTGATGGTGTTACAGGTGTAAATGAATCCAGAGTTTTAGAATCTGATTTGGTTGCAGTATCAGCTGCTTTAGGTAGATTGGGTTATAACACTGGTGCTTACCAAGGTTTTAAACATAATACCAATTCTAATAAAGGTATCGTAAAATTAGATTGGAACATTAATGACAACAATAAATTGGCTGTTATTTACAACTTTTTGAATGCTGCAAAAGACAAACCAGCGCATCCATCAGCTTTAGGATTTAGAGGTCCAGATGTAAATACACTACAATTCGAAAAATCTGGATATCAAATTAACAATGAATTAAGATCTTTTTTAGTTGAGTTAAACTCCAAAATAAGCGAAACTGTTTCTAATAAATTACAAGCGGGTTATACTCATTTTAATGATTTTAGAGATCCTTTTTCTGAGCCAGCTCCAGTAATTAATATTCAGAGTAATGGTTCAAATTACATTATTGCTGGTCACGAACCTTTTTCGATCAACAATACTCTAGATCAAAAAGTGCTTCAAATTACAAACAATTTAAGTTATACAGCAGGTAAGCATGCTTTTACTTTTGGTGCTTCTTTTGAGAAATATCAATTTGAAAATTCATTTAATTTGGCTGGATATGATAAATTTCGTAATCAAGTAACTGATCCTATTCCATATTATGGTACATTTAATTCTTATTCAAGCGTTGCCGCTTTTTTGGCAGATGCTGCTAATCCAGAGGCATTAAGTTCGTTGAAACAAAATATGAAACATGCTCAAGACACTTACGTATTAAGAAATTCGTTTGCTGTTGGAGCAGATAATGGATGGAAATTAGCTGAGCTTAATGTGGGTCAAGCTGCATTATATGCTCAAGATGATTGGAATATTACCGATAATTTCAAACTTTCATTAGGATTAAGAGTTGATAAACCGTTGTATTTTGATACTTCTGATTTAATTCAAAAATACATAGACACTCAAAACGGAGCTACAAGAAATAATAGTGTTTTGTATTATAATCCTAAAACGAAGGCTGATGAAACATTAATTTCAACTACATTACCAACAGATAAATTACTTTGGTCACCAAGAATGGGTTTCAATTGGGATGTTAAAGGAGATAAAACTACACAATTGCGTGGTGGTTCAGGTATATTTACTGGAAAATTACCATTTGTATGGTTAGGAAATCAAGTGAGTGGTGCTGATGATGGTTTCTTTCAAATTATGGATAAAAATTTTAAGTGGCCTCAAGTATGGAGATCAAGTTTAGGTTTAGATCACCGTTTCAAAAACAATTATATTGCAACTTTTGATATGTCTTACAACAAAGATATCAACGGTGTTCATGTGCAAAACTGGGGTTTAAGAACTCCATCTGGAATTCTTGCGGGTGTTGATAAAAGAGTAATTTACAATGCTACAGACAAAGGCGCTAATAACGCTTATGTAATGACTAATTCTAATAAAGGATATGTTTTAAACACATCATTTAAGTTGCAAAAAAACTTTGATAACGGTTTATTTGCCAGTTTAGCTTATAATTATTTAATAGCTAAAGATGTAAACTCTATTGAAGCTGAAATCACGGGTGATGCATTTGCATTTAATCCAGCTTTGGGTAATGTAAATGATGCCGTTTTGTCTAATTCAAAATACGGAGATACGCACCGTTTTATTGGTGTAGCATCTAAGAAATGGAAATACGGTTCGAAAAGCAAGTGGGCAACTACTGTTTCAACATTTTTTGAATATGCACAGGGTGGTCGTTTTAATTATATATATGGAGGTGATATTAACAATGACGGTTCTGTTAATAATGATTTAATTTATGTGCCTACGACGGCTGAAATTGGAGCTATGACATTTAGTGGAGCTGGACAAGGTGCAGCATTTGATGCTTTCATCAACCAAGATAAATATTTAAGTGAAAGAAGAGGTCAATACGCTGAGCGTTATGGAGCATTAGCGCCATGGAGAGGAAAATGGGATATGAAATTAATCCAGGATTATAATTTTAAACCTTCTTCAAGTTCAGATAAAACAAATACAATACAGTTTAGTGTTGATATCTTAAATGTTGGAAATTTATTAAATTCTGATTGGGGATTAGTACAAGTTCCTACAAGTATACAACCAATAGGAGTTTCTGTTGATCAAAACACAAAAGAGCCTACTTATACTTTTAATGGAACACAAACTAAAACGTTCAATTACGATGCTAGTTTATTATCAAGATGGCAAGCACAGTTTGGAATTAGATATATTTTCTAG
- a CDS encoding DUF6495 family protein, with the protein MKYTRLTKEQFEELTQEFTNFLATQAIDKAEWDKIKAEKPEVAEQELDVFSDLIWEGVLSKATYLEHFSKNHIFLFHCFDTHVQSIVLKSLVPEVDFLTREGLQWLSDNMFTDTIEMKVGKKEFTEERNSSIFELIQQGSFLSDGQLYQQINTIIAS; encoded by the coding sequence ATGAAATATACTCGATTGACCAAAGAGCAGTTTGAAGAACTGACGCAAGAATTTACAAATTTTCTAGCCACTCAAGCTATTGATAAAGCAGAGTGGGATAAAATTAAAGCTGAAAAACCAGAAGTGGCTGAACAAGAATTGGATGTTTTTTCCGATTTGATTTGGGAAGGTGTACTTTCTAAAGCTACTTATTTAGAACATTTTTCTAAAAATCATATTTTTCTTTTTCACTGTTTTGATACACATGTACAATCTATTGTTTTAAAGTCTCTAGTTCCAGAAGTTGATTTTTTAACTCGTGAGGGATTGCAATGGCTTAGTGACAATATGTTTACGGATACCATTGAAATGAAAGTGGGTAAAAAAGAATTTACTGAGGAACGCAACTCTTCAATTTTTGAATTGATTCAACAAGGTTCTTTTTTAAGTGACGGTCAATTATACCAACAAATAAATACAATTATAGCTTCTTAA
- the ligA gene encoding NAD-dependent DNA ligase LigA translates to MNIQNTIQQLREELHQHNYNYYVLDNPVITDYEFDLKLKQLQELESKYPEFEDKNSPTQRVGGTITKNFQTVAHEHRMYSLDNSYSKEDLINWETRLKKVLGDVPISYTCELKYDGASISITYENGKLQKAVTRGDGFQGDDVTQNIKTIKTIPLQLKGNYPVKFDIRGEIILPFAGFEKMNQDLIEIGETPYSNPRNTASGSLKLQDSALVAKRPLDCLLYFIIGSDLPFDSQFNSLNVAREWGFKVPKEAQLANNLEEVFDFITYWDVHRHDLPYETDGVVVKVNSFYFQEELGYTAKSPRWAIAYKFKSEQVSTRLNSISYQVGRTGSITPVANLSPVQLAGTVVKRASLHNADQIEKLDIRVGDTVFVEKGGEIIPKIIAVDLSFRPENTIPTTYITQCPECKTELIKNEGEANHYCPNFYGCPPQIIGRIQHFISRKAMDIEGLGGETVALLFNNNLVQNYADLYDLKVEQIVPLERMAQKSAENLINGVENSKNIPFERVLYALGIRYVGETVAKKLALHYKNIEALQIATISDLVQVDEIGERIAQSVVSFFENENNIAIIDKLKNVGVQFEVVETVNPNATTIFSGKIFVVSGVFEKFSRDELKKAIEDNGGKVGSSISAKTDYVVAGDNMGPAKLDKATKLNVSIISEEDFLNLLKP, encoded by the coding sequence ATGAATATTCAAAATACAATTCAACAACTAAGAGAAGAGTTGCATCAGCATAATTACAATTATTATGTTTTAGATAATCCTGTTATTACTGACTATGAATTTGATTTAAAATTAAAACAGCTACAAGAACTTGAGAGTAAGTATCCAGAATTTGAAGATAAAAACTCACCTACACAAAGAGTAGGAGGTACTATAACTAAAAATTTCCAAACTGTAGCGCATGAACATCGCATGTACTCTTTAGATAATTCCTATTCTAAAGAAGATCTTATCAATTGGGAAACTCGATTAAAAAAAGTTTTAGGCGATGTTCCTATTTCTTATACTTGCGAGTTAAAATATGACGGTGCTTCGATAAGTATTACCTATGAAAATGGAAAATTACAAAAAGCAGTTACTCGTGGCGATGGATTTCAAGGGGATGATGTAACACAAAACATTAAAACCATAAAAACGATTCCTTTGCAACTAAAAGGTAATTATCCTGTAAAATTTGACATTCGGGGAGAAATAATTTTACCATTTGCTGGTTTTGAAAAAATGAACCAGGATTTGATTGAAATTGGTGAAACACCATATTCAAACCCTAGAAATACTGCCTCGGGAAGTTTAAAATTGCAAGATAGCGCACTCGTTGCAAAACGTCCCTTAGATTGTTTGTTGTATTTTATAATAGGTAGTGATTTGCCTTTCGATTCGCAATTTAATAGTTTAAATGTGGCAAGAGAATGGGGTTTTAAAGTGCCCAAAGAAGCTCAATTAGCAAACAATCTGGAAGAGGTTTTTGATTTTATAACGTATTGGGACGTTCACCGTCATGATTTACCGTATGAAACTGACGGTGTTGTTGTAAAGGTTAATTCATTTTATTTTCAAGAAGAATTAGGGTATACAGCGAAATCTCCGCGCTGGGCTATAGCGTATAAATTCAAATCAGAGCAGGTTTCTACCCGATTAAACTCGATTTCTTATCAAGTAGGTAGAACTGGATCTATAACTCCAGTTGCTAATTTGTCTCCTGTACAACTGGCAGGAACAGTGGTTAAAAGAGCTTCCTTACACAATGCCGATCAAATTGAAAAATTAGATATTCGAGTTGGAGACACCGTATTTGTTGAAAAGGGAGGAGAGATAATTCCAAAGATTATTGCAGTTGATTTGAGTTTTAGACCTGAAAATACAATACCAACCACTTATATCACGCAATGTCCTGAATGTAAAACCGAGTTAATAAAAAATGAAGGAGAAGCCAATCATTACTGTCCTAATTTTTATGGTTGCCCTCCTCAAATTATTGGCCGAATACAGCACTTTATATCTAGAAAGGCAATGGATATTGAGGGTTTAGGTGGTGAGACGGTTGCGCTACTTTTCAATAATAATTTGGTTCAAAATTATGCTGATCTTTATGATCTAAAGGTGGAACAAATTGTACCCTTAGAGCGTATGGCTCAAAAATCTGCAGAAAATCTTATTAATGGTGTCGAAAACTCAAAAAACATTCCTTTTGAAAGGGTTTTATACGCTCTAGGGATTCGATATGTAGGAGAAACTGTGGCCAAAAAATTAGCACTTCATTATAAAAACATAGAGGCTTTGCAAATTGCAACAATTTCTGATTTAGTTCAAGTAGATGAAATTGGAGAGCGTATTGCACAAAGCGTTGTTTCGTTTTTTGAAAATGAAAATAATATTGCTATAATAGATAAATTAAAAAATGTAGGAGTTCAATTTGAAGTTGTTGAAACTGTAAATCCAAACGCAACCACAATTTTCTCTGGAAAGATATTTGTTGTTTCGGGTGTTTTTGAAAAATTCTCAAGAGACGAATTAAAAAAAGCAATAGAAGACAATGGAGGAAAAGTAGGTAGTTCTATTTCAGCCAAAACAGATTATGTTGTTGCGGGAGATAATATGGGGCCGGCAAAACTAGACAAGGCCACAAAGTTAAACGTTTCTATAATTTCTGAAGAGGATTTTTTGAACCTTTTAAAACCATAA
- a CDS encoding bifunctional UDP-sugar hydrolase/5'-nucleotidase, which translates to MKRREFIEKTAAGSALLSLGLSLSSFDTTTAKQLTILHTNDVHSYIDPFPADHPRNANMGGVARRAALIESIRKENPNVLLLDAGDIFQGTPYFNYYGGELEFKLMSMMQYDASTIGNHDFDNGVDGLRAQMHHAKFEFLSANYDFKNTVMDGFVKPFKIFNKDGIKVGVFGLGIELAGLVDKGMYKETVYNDPLEIAQDMVRVLKQENKCDIVICLSHLGYKYKDETNKICDLKLAELTQDIDLIIGGHTHTFLDKPSVVKNKLGKDVLVNQVGCYGINLGRIDFYVDNGKTKAFEGKSIIV; encoded by the coding sequence ATGAAAAGAAGAGAATTTATAGAAAAAACTGCTGCTGGATCAGCATTATTGAGTTTAGGTTTATCCCTAAGTAGTTTTGATACAACCACAGCAAAACAGCTTACCATTTTACATACTAATGATGTTCATAGTTATATAGATCCATTTCCTGCTGATCATCCGCGTAATGCAAACATGGGCGGAGTAGCACGAAGAGCTGCTCTTATTGAAAGCATTAGAAAAGAAAATCCGAATGTACTTCTACTAGATGCTGGTGATATTTTTCAAGGCACACCCTATTTCAATTACTACGGTGGTGAACTGGAATTTAAATTAATGAGTATGATGCAGTATGACGCCTCTACCATAGGTAATCATGATTTTGACAATGGCGTTGATGGACTGCGCGCTCAAATGCATCACGCAAAATTTGAATTTCTTTCGGCCAATTATGATTTTAAAAATACAGTTATGGATGGATTTGTAAAACCATTCAAAATTTTTAATAAAGACGGCATTAAAGTTGGAGTTTTTGGACTAGGAATTGAACTTGCAGGACTTGTAGATAAAGGCATGTATAAAGAAACTGTTTATAATGATCCTCTAGAAATAGCTCAAGACATGGTTCGAGTTTTAAAACAAGAAAACAAATGCGATATTGTGATTTGTTTGTCTCATTTAGGTTATAAATACAAAGACGAAACAAACAAAATTTGTGATTTGAAACTTGCCGAACTTACTCAAGATATTGACTTGATTATAGGCGGACACACCCATACATTTTTAGACAAACCTTCGGTGGTAAAAAACAAACTAGGAAAAGATGTATTAGTGAATCAAGTGGGATGTTACGGAATCAATTTAGGTAGAATTGATTTTTATGTAGACAATGGCAAAACAAAAGCTTTTGAAGGAAAGTCTATCATAGTTTAG
- a CDS encoding 5'-nucleotidase C-terminal domain-containing protein: MVNLKKYNDVSKLFVIFLTFFFIASCSKQSYTVTKIEGKRVAVTDKQGTNPEIENFVKPYREHINKDLDSVLAFCPETLDKSNGKWQTKIGNLMADVTLLRGNIVFQAREKKKIDICILNSGGIRSILPKGNVTARTAFEIMPFENSLVVIALKGEQILEMVTFFIAEKKPHPLAGITFTIDANNNPKNIMVQGNPLDANTTYYVGTNDYLANGGDNMNFFKKGIQKFDLEYKLRNILIDYFKEVDTIPVIDDVRITEEK, encoded by the coding sequence ATGGTAAATCTAAAAAAGTATAACGATGTTTCTAAACTTTTTGTTATATTCTTAACATTTTTTTTTATTGCATCCTGCAGTAAACAAAGTTACACTGTTACTAAAATTGAAGGTAAAAGAGTCGCAGTAACTGATAAACAAGGAACAAACCCTGAAATAGAAAATTTTGTCAAACCTTATAGAGAACATATCAACAAAGATCTTGACAGTGTACTTGCTTTTTGTCCGGAAACATTAGATAAAAGCAACGGAAAATGGCAAACAAAAATTGGAAATCTTATGGCTGATGTGACTTTGTTACGCGGAAATATTGTTTTTCAAGCCAGAGAAAAAAAGAAAATTGATATTTGCATTTTAAATAGCGGCGGAATAAGGTCTATATTACCCAAAGGGAATGTGACAGCAAGAACTGCATTTGAAATCATGCCTTTTGAAAACAGTTTAGTTGTTATTGCCTTAAAAGGAGAACAAATACTTGAGATGGTTACTTTTTTTATTGCTGAAAAAAAACCACATCCATTAGCTGGAATAACTTTTACTATTGATGCTAATAACAATCCTAAAAACATAATGGTTCAAGGAAATCCTTTAGATGCAAACACCACTTATTATGTAGGAACCAATGATTATCTTGCTAATGGTGGTGATAACATGAACTTTTTTAAGAAAGGAATTCAAAAGTTTGATTTAGAATACAAACTTCGTAATATTCTAATTGATTATTTTAAAGAAGTAGATACCATACCTGTGATTGATGATGTTAGAATTACCGAAGAAAAGTAA
- the dapA gene encoding 4-hydroxy-tetrahydrodipicolinate synthase translates to MQSLIGTGVALVTPFKSDFSIDVDALKRIVNYSIEGGIEYLVVLGTTAENATLSQEEKELVIATVIEANNGALPLVLGVGGNNTAKVVAELETRDLSAFTAILSVSPYYNKPTQEGIYQHFKAVAEASPIPVILYNVPGRTASNMLPSTVLRLAHEFKNVVAIKEAAGDLVQAMQLIQNKPSDFLVISGDDMIALPMVLAGGAGVISVIGQGFPREFSNMIRLGLERKVDEAFKTQYLLADSIDMIFEQGNPAGIKQIFQSLGIASNTVRLPLVTVDESLEKRIDTFVKKING, encoded by the coding sequence ATGCAATCATTAATAGGTACAGGTGTTGCTCTTGTAACTCCTTTTAAAAGCGATTTTTCAATAGATGTTGATGCTTTAAAAAGAATAGTCAATTATTCCATTGAAGGTGGAATAGAATATCTGGTAGTATTAGGTACTACTGCAGAGAATGCTACCTTATCACAAGAGGAAAAAGAACTAGTTATTGCAACTGTCATTGAAGCAAATAATGGTGCATTGCCACTTGTTTTAGGGGTAGGAGGAAACAATACTGCTAAGGTTGTTGCAGAGTTAGAGACTAGAGATTTATCAGCATTTACGGCAATTTTATCTGTATCACCATATTATAATAAACCAACTCAAGAAGGAATTTATCAGCATTTTAAAGCAGTTGCAGAGGCTTCTCCGATACCTGTAATTTTATATAATGTTCCAGGAAGAACGGCAAGTAATATGCTACCAAGCACTGTATTGCGTTTAGCACATGAATTTAAAAATGTAGTAGCTATAAAAGAGGCAGCTGGTGATTTAGTGCAAGCCATGCAATTGATACAGAATAAACCATCGGACTTTTTAGTAATTTCTGGAGATGATATGATTGCTTTACCAATGGTTTTGGCTGGAGGAGCAGGTGTAATATCTGTGATTGGTCAAGGTTTTCCAAGGGAGTTTTCAAATATGATTCGACTTGGTTTAGAACGTAAAGTTGACGAAGCTTTTAAAACCCAATATCTACTTGCTGATAGTATTGATATGATTTTTGAACAAGGAAATCCTGCAGGAATTAAGCAAATCTTTCAATCCTTAGGCATTGCTTCTAATACGGTAAGATTACCATTAGTAACCGTGGATGAATCACTAGAAAAAAGAATTGATACATTTGTAAAAAAAATCAACGGATAG
- a CDS encoding outer membrane protein assembly factor BamD, protein MKKIIYLVLTVALLSSCNEYQKALKSEDVAVKFEMGTKLYDAGKYSKALKIFEQIAPAYRGKPQAEKLFFMFSQSYYKTNQFYLAGYQFDNFVSSYPKSEKLEEAAYLGAKSYSMLSPVYSLDQTDTNKALDKLQNFIDAYPNSQYAKDANLAVKALSEKVEKKVYENAKGYHTISDYKSAIVALENFIVDYPGTKYKEDALYYKLDSAYQLAINSIPSKMQERLNVAKVAQANLVKFNPESKYKKEANDMLVRIEKELQNFTK, encoded by the coding sequence ATGAAAAAAATAATATATCTCGTTTTAACTGTTGCCTTACTCAGCTCTTGTAATGAATATCAAAAAGCATTAAAATCTGAGGATGTTGCTGTGAAATTTGAAATGGGAACCAAGTTATATGATGCTGGTAAATACTCTAAAGCATTAAAAATTTTTGAACAAATTGCACCTGCCTACAGAGGAAAGCCGCAAGCTGAAAAATTATTTTTTATGTTTTCTCAGTCCTACTATAAAACAAATCAATTTTACTTAGCAGGATATCAGTTTGATAATTTTGTTTCGAGTTATCCAAAAAGTGAAAAACTAGAAGAAGCAGCCTATTTAGGAGCAAAAAGTTATTCGATGTTATCTCCTGTTTATAGTTTGGATCAAACTGACACTAACAAGGCATTAGATAAGCTTCAAAATTTTATAGATGCATATCCAAATTCGCAATATGCAAAGGATGCTAATTTAGCCGTAAAAGCTTTGAGTGAAAAAGTGGAGAAAAAAGTATATGAAAACGCAAAGGGGTATCACACCATTTCTGATTATAAATCAGCTATAGTTGCGCTTGAAAATTTTATAGTTGATTATCCTGGTACGAAATACAAAGAAGACGCTTTGTATTACAAACTAGATTCAGCCTATCAACTAGCCATTAATAGTATTCCTTCAAAAATGCAAGAGAGGTTGAATGTTGCTAAAGTTGCTCAAGCTAACTTGGTGAAATTTAACCCAGAATCAAAATACAAGAAAGAAGCTAACGACATGTTAGTGAGAATAGAAAAAGAGTTACAAAATTTTACTAAATAA
- a CDS encoding DNA-directed RNA polymerase subunit omega, with amino-acid sequence MDLKKTNAPVNTITYNKTVIEEPTGNVYEAITIMAKRANQINSEIKKELTEKLEEFATYNDSLEEVFENKEQIEVSKFYEKLPKPHALAVQEWLDGKIYHRDSNK; translated from the coding sequence ATGGATTTAAAAAAGACGAATGCTCCTGTAAACACAATTACATACAACAAAACTGTAATTGAAGAACCAACGGGTAACGTATATGAAGCAATAACGATTATGGCTAAAAGAGCAAATCAAATCAATTCTGAAATTAAAAAAGAATTGACTGAGAAATTAGAAGAGTTTGCTACTTATAACGATAGTCTTGAAGAAGTCTTTGAAAATAAAGAACAAATTGAAGTTTCTAAATTTTATGAAAAATTACCTAAGCCACATGCGTTAGCAGTTCAAGAATGGTTAGATGGTAAAATATATCATAGAGATTCAAACAAATAA